A window of the Gossypium hirsutum isolate 1008001.06 chromosome A05, Gossypium_hirsutum_v2.1, whole genome shotgun sequence genome harbors these coding sequences:
- the LOC107906450 gene encoding protein FAR1-RELATED SEQUENCE 6 isoform X2 — protein MMDGVSLNTDPVVDDDADADEFEIEGDCGMAECISQSGVIQGENPLPPVVGMEFDSYEDVYYFYNCYAKEQGFGVRVSNTWYRKTKERYRGKISCSSAGFKKKSEANRPRPETRTGCPAMIKFRLMENKRWRIIEVELDHNHLISPVSGKIYKSHKQLGIGTKRALQLDSAEEVQKVRLFRTMVIDVEGNGSVEVSSGEFRSSHNQTSQLRLKDGDAQAIHNYFSHLQLIDPNFFYVVDLNEKGCLRNLFWSNTRSRVAYGYFGDVVAVDTTCLTDKYQVPLVSFIGVNHHGQSVLLGCGLLAGDTIEACTWLFRAWLTCMLGRPPQVIITDQCRTLQAAVTDVFPRAFHCLCLPRIMQKVPEKLGGLYEYESIRMALNNAVYYSLRPEEFEATWEDMIHHYGLRNHVWHFSMAISINILL, from the exons ATG ATGGATGGAGTTTCTCTTAATACCGATCCggttgttgatgatgatgctgatgctgatgaatttgagattgaaGGAGACTGTGGAATGGCCGAATGTATTAGTCAAAGTGGTGTAATTCAAGGAGAGAATCCGCTGCCTCCTGTTGTCGGAATGGAATTTGATTCGTACGAGGATGTATATTACTTTTACAATTGTTATGCCAAGGAACAAGGATTTGGTGTTAGAGTAAGCAATACGTGGTACCGGAAGACCAAAGAAAGATACAGAGGCAAAATAAGCTGCAGTAGTGCAGGATTCAAGAAGAAGAGTGAAGCAAACCGGCCCAGACCCGAAACGAGAACCGGATGCCCTGCGATGATAAAATTCAGGTTGATGGAAAACAAACGGTGGAGAATCATAGAAGTTGAGCTCGACCATAACCATTTGATCAGCCCCGTAAGTGGAAAAATCTACAAGTCTCATAAGCAATTAGGTATTGGAACCAAAAGAGCACTGCAGTTGGACAGCGCAGAAGAAGTTCAAAAAGTTAGACTTTTTCGAACAATGGTTATTGATGTTGAAGGAAATGGAAGTGTGGAAGTCAGTAGTGGAGAATTCCGGAGTAGTCATAACCAAACCAGTCAATTAAGGCTTAAAGATGGAGACGCACAAGCTATTCATAATTATTTTAGCCACTTGCAATTGATTGATCCAAATTTCTTTTATGTGGTGGATCTCAACGAGAAAGGATGTTTGAGGAACTTATTCTGGAGCAATACAAGGTCAAGAGTTGCTTATGGTTACTTTGGTGATGTAGTTGCGGTTGACACTACATGCTTAACAGACAAATATCAAGTTCCACTGGTTTCATTTATTGGAGTGAATCATCACGGACAATCTGTGTTGCTGGGTTGTGGTTTACTTGCTGGTGATACTATCGAAGCATGTACATGGTTGTTTAGGGCGTGGCTTACATGCATGTTAGGGCGCCCTCCACAGGTCATCATCACTGATCAATGCAGAACCCTGCAAGCCGCTGTCACTGATGTTTTTCCAAGGGCTTTTCATTGTCTGTGTTTGCCACGTATAATGCAAAAGGTTCCGGAGAAACTTGGTGGACTGTATGAATATGAATCAATTAGAATGGCATTAAATAATGCAGTTTATTACTCTCTAAGGCCTGAGGAGTTCGAAGCAACTTGGGAAGATATGATCCACCATTACGGACTCAGGAATCACGTTTGGCATTTTTCGATGGCTATCTCAATAAACATACTTCTTTGA
- the LOC107906450 gene encoding protein FAR1-RELATED SEQUENCE 6 isoform X1, with protein MDGVSLNTDPVVDDDADADEFEIEGDCGMAECISQSGVIQGENPLPPVVGMEFDSYEDVYYFYNCYAKEQGFGVRVSNTWYRKTKERYRGKISCSSAGFKKKSEANRPRPETRTGCPAMIKFRLMENKRWRIIEVELDHNHLISPVSGKIYKSHKQLGIGTKRALQLDSAEEVQKVRLFRTMVIDVEGNGSVEVSSGEFRSSHNQTSQLRLKDGDAQAIHNYFSHLQLIDPNFFYVVDLNEKGCLRNLFWSNTRSRVAYGYFGDVVAVDTTCLTDKYQVPLVSFIGVNHHGQSVLLGCGLLAGDTIEACTWLFRAWLTCMLGRPPQVIITDQCRTLQAAVTDVFPRAFHCLCLPRIMQKVPEKLGGLYEYESIRMALNNAVYYSLRPEEFEATWEDMIHHYGLRNHVWHFSMAISINILL; from the coding sequence ATGGATGGAGTTTCTCTTAATACCGATCCggttgttgatgatgatgctgatgctgatgaatttgagattgaaGGAGACTGTGGAATGGCCGAATGTATTAGTCAAAGTGGTGTAATTCAAGGAGAGAATCCGCTGCCTCCTGTTGTCGGAATGGAATTTGATTCGTACGAGGATGTATATTACTTTTACAATTGTTATGCCAAGGAACAAGGATTTGGTGTTAGAGTAAGCAATACGTGGTACCGGAAGACCAAAGAAAGATACAGAGGCAAAATAAGCTGCAGTAGTGCAGGATTCAAGAAGAAGAGTGAAGCAAACCGGCCCAGACCCGAAACGAGAACCGGATGCCCTGCGATGATAAAATTCAGGTTGATGGAAAACAAACGGTGGAGAATCATAGAAGTTGAGCTCGACCATAACCATTTGATCAGCCCCGTAAGTGGAAAAATCTACAAGTCTCATAAGCAATTAGGTATTGGAACCAAAAGAGCACTGCAGTTGGACAGCGCAGAAGAAGTTCAAAAAGTTAGACTTTTTCGAACAATGGTTATTGATGTTGAAGGAAATGGAAGTGTGGAAGTCAGTAGTGGAGAATTCCGGAGTAGTCATAACCAAACCAGTCAATTAAGGCTTAAAGATGGAGACGCACAAGCTATTCATAATTATTTTAGCCACTTGCAATTGATTGATCCAAATTTCTTTTATGTGGTGGATCTCAACGAGAAAGGATGTTTGAGGAACTTATTCTGGAGCAATACAAGGTCAAGAGTTGCTTATGGTTACTTTGGTGATGTAGTTGCGGTTGACACTACATGCTTAACAGACAAATATCAAGTTCCACTGGTTTCATTTATTGGAGTGAATCATCACGGACAATCTGTGTTGCTGGGTTGTGGTTTACTTGCTGGTGATACTATCGAAGCATGTACATGGTTGTTTAGGGCGTGGCTTACATGCATGTTAGGGCGCCCTCCACAGGTCATCATCACTGATCAATGCAGAACCCTGCAAGCCGCTGTCACTGATGTTTTTCCAAGGGCTTTTCATTGTCTGTGTTTGCCACGTATAATGCAAAAGGTTCCGGAGAAACTTGGTGGACTGTATGAATATGAATCAATTAGAATGGCATTAAATAATGCAGTTTATTACTCTCTAAGGCCTGAGGAGTTCGAAGCAACTTGGGAAGATATGATCCACCATTACGGACTCAGGAATCACGTTTGGCATTTTTCGATGGCTATCTCAATAAACATACTTCTTTGA